The following proteins are encoded in a genomic region of Candidatus Bathyarchaeota archaeon:
- a CDS encoding AAA family ATPase gives MPHHRIGLVYVPGALPCFEAFGNLPTDLVGADGLVDGKPASEVLDMIIIPGGSLIESGSTNGAVAEEILKMARVGKYVLGICAGFQVLSKKTDVGRLSTIPIFRDGIGLLDAEFTPLICTDQVKATVIGTSFITAETCKQLSGFHCHTYGKIVLGSEAKPIIISHVNRVNYRSAPQDLVSGVANKEGNVVGILTHGLLDHNPAVIDSICKSLNITSNELKEIRATNAKLIRQIKAEIGIATETRPAPTTKKAPKLVMVTAIESGSGKTFLVTGIAGALKKQGFNLGLLKVGGDIRDIVPALYLIKEPILDFSSVEVFGIGWTPLQEAVKKAAEQYDFLLVEGAMSAFTGLLTDGKRPMSTIEVAAGMGASVVVVVACNHGGIEGGMLNALNYITIMKRLGINVTGVILNKAYLPYITKGIRETVDLAFKNVGVKLLGIMPRLQLEERGMIPEIEIRYETFGEKAIEAAEANLNLNGFVDVAQPPCTVEVDYDAFAQKFKKLLTEYNCGSSDSP, from the coding sequence ATGCCCCATCATAGAATAGGTTTAGTCTACGTTCCAGGCGCGCTTCCCTGCTTTGAAGCGTTTGGAAACTTGCCAACAGACCTTGTCGGCGCTGACGGCTTAGTGGATGGCAAACCCGCCTCAGAAGTTCTGGACATGATAATTATTCCAGGCGGCAGCCTGATCGAGTCAGGAAGCACCAACGGCGCAGTCGCAGAAGAAATCCTCAAGATGGCACGAGTGGGCAAGTATGTGCTGGGGATTTGCGCTGGGTTTCAGGTACTCTCCAAAAAAACCGACGTGGGTCGCCTATCAACAATTCCTATTTTCCGCGACGGAATCGGCTTATTAGATGCAGAGTTCACACCGCTTATCTGCACTGACCAAGTTAAAGCCACAGTGATAGGCACAAGTTTCATCACCGCGGAAACATGCAAGCAGCTTTCTGGTTTTCACTGCCACACATACGGCAAAATAGTTTTGGGCAGTGAGGCTAAACCCATAATCATCTCTCATGTTAACCGCGTAAACTACCGCTCTGCACCACAGGACCTAGTTTCAGGGGTCGCAAACAAAGAAGGCAACGTAGTCGGTATCTTAACCCATGGACTGCTTGACCATAACCCTGCAGTGATTGACAGCATCTGCAAAAGCCTAAACATAACCAGCAACGAACTCAAAGAAATCCGCGCTACCAACGCCAAACTCATCCGCCAAATCAAAGCCGAAATTGGCATCGCAACAGAAACTCGCCCAGCCCCCACCACTAAAAAAGCACCCAAACTGGTCATGGTCACCGCGATTGAAAGCGGTTCAGGAAAAACATTCCTTGTCACGGGTATCGCAGGTGCTCTCAAAAAACAAGGTTTCAACCTTGGGCTCCTCAAAGTCGGTGGAGATATCCGAGACATTGTTCCCGCGTTGTATTTGATTAAGGAGCCGATTTTGGATTTCTCCTCGGTTGAGGTTTTTGGCATAGGCTGGACACCACTGCAAGAAGCCGTCAAGAAAGCCGCTGAGCAGTACGATTTTCTACTGGTTGAGGGTGCGATGAGTGCTTTCACGGGGCTTTTAACGGATGGTAAGCGTCCAATGTCTACAATTGAAGTTGCTGCGGGTATGGGCGCGTCAGTTGTGGTTGTGGTTGCTTGTAACCATGGCGGCATCGAAGGCGGAATGCTAAATGCCCTAAACTACATCACCATCATGAAACGGTTAGGCATCAACGTAACAGGCGTCATCCTAAACAAAGCATACCTACCATACATCACCAAAGGCATCCGCGAAACAGTAGATTTAGCCTTCAAAAACGTAGGTGTCAAACTTTTAGGCATTATGCCCCGACTACAACTAGAAGAAAGAGGCATGATTCCTGAAATAGAAATCCGCTACGAAACCTTTGGAGAAAAAGCCATCGAGGCAGCAGAAGCAAACCTTAACCTAAACGGATTTGTGGATGTTGCCCAGCCGCCCTGCACTGTGGAGGTTGATTATGACGCGTTTGCCCAGAAATTCAAAAAACTACTAACTGAATACAACTGCGGCTCGTCAGATTCACCTTAG
- a CDS encoding NfeD family protein: protein MKSTLTVKADELKLTQLLSKFAEKYNMSYKLKRQTDSYQLEVELNSDDFGEFIRRLNHLKDATYKVEEVRGGGLLDSINVSLLRTNVDALIGKETIAKTDIDIVDGGVVKIGGELWLAKAVDCNVIKEGSKVRVVRVEGVGLIVDEIGEKECTK from the coding sequence ATGAAATCTACTCTCACTGTCAAAGCAGATGAGCTAAAACTTACACAACTGCTCTCAAAATTTGCAGAAAAATACAACATGAGCTACAAACTCAAACGACAAACCGACAGCTACCAACTTGAAGTAGAACTAAACAGCGACGACTTCGGCGAATTCATACGACGCCTAAACCACCTCAAAGACGCCACATACAAAGTAGAAGAAGTACGCGGTGGAGGTCTGCTTGACAGCATTAACGTCAGCCTGCTCCGCACAAATGTTGATGCCTTAATCGGCAAAGAAACTATCGCTAAAACAGACATAGATATTGTGGATGGTGGTGTGGTAAAAATTGGTGGGGAGCTTTGGCTTGCAAAAGCAGTTGATTGCAATGTCATAAAGGAGGGCTCAAAAGTTCGAGTCGTCAGGGTGGAAGGAGTCGGCCTCATAGTGGACGAAATAGGTGAAAAAGAATGTACGAAATAA